The genomic segment GGGGGGACAGTAGAACCCTTGATGCTCCTGCGGTTGTCTCAGCACAAGCCGCCCGTTTACCAAAAGTTTTAGAAGCAGCCGCTAGTAATGGGGCAGATATAGTTTTTATTGATACAGCACCGCACTCAGAAACCGCAGCGTTGGCAGCTATCCGTGCAGCTGACTTAATTTTGATTCCCTGCCGTCCTGCAATTCTCGACCTACGAGCAATCAGCGATAGTATCGACCTAGTAAAACTTGCTAACAAAACTGTAACTGTTGTCCTCAATGCTGTTCCTCCACGCGGTTCCTCAGCTAGTGAAGCCATTGAAGCAATTGCCACTTATGGAGTTGCAGTTGCCCCCATCCAGGTAGGACAACGAGCGGCATTTGTGCATAGCTTGACAGCAGGACAAACAGCCCAAGAATATGAACCTTCGGGTAGGGCTGCCGAGGAAATTGAACAACTTTACAAGTGGATATGTAAACAAGTAAACATATAAATTATATTACTTGTATACAAGTAAACTTATAATCCGAACTTCAATATAGATATGGCTAAGAAGAATCTCGCAGACGCTCTACAAATTGCATCTGGGAAACCAGCGACCGATGAACGCTCTCCTTCTCCTGCTCAGGCAGATGATAAACCCGAACTGCCACCTTCCAGGCAGGGGAAAAAGGCGATCGCCGGTCATTTTGACCCGGCTGTATCTAAGCAGTTAAAGCAATTGGCATTGGAACAAGACACTACAGTTCAAGCTTTGTTAGCTGAAGCTTTAAATGACCTGTTTGATAAATACAACAAG from the Nostoc commune NIES-4072 genome contains:
- the parA gene encoding ParA family partition ATPase translates to MKTIAIISRKGGAGKTTLAVHLAVAATIDGLSTAIIDLDPQASAAGWGDSRTLDAPAVVSAQAARLPKVLEAAASNGADIVFIDTAPHSETAALAAIRAADLILIPCRPAILDLRAISDSIDLVKLANKTVTVVLNAVPPRGSSASEAIEAIATYGVAVAPIQVGQRAAFVHSLTAGQTAQEYEPSGRAAEEIEQLYKWICKQVNI
- a CDS encoding ribbon-helix-helix domain-containing protein; this encodes MAKKNLADALQIASGKPATDERSPSPAQADDKPELPPSRQGKKAIAGHFDPAVSKQLKQLALEQDTTVQALLAEALNDLFDKYNKKPIA